A genomic region of Natronoarchaeum mannanilyticum contains the following coding sequences:
- a CDS encoding DUF7318 family protein codes for MSSTGSTYGDIHRYEPPRESTAAAIAIVLLTIIEIVFVGLFAYGLASGWAAGPAGEPANMFLGTILGLIFIDLAFILALYRKEFLPDVMIVKKRRRKWEDLYVREEDAEGNDLGGDVVEQFKRAVYPYYKR; via the coding sequence ATGTCATCCACCGGAAGCACCTACGGCGACATTCACCGCTACGAGCCGCCCCGCGAGAGCACTGCCGCGGCCATCGCCATCGTCCTGCTGACGATCATCGAGATCGTCTTCGTGGGGCTGTTCGCGTACGGCCTCGCCAGCGGCTGGGCGGCGGGCCCGGCCGGCGAGCCCGCGAACATGTTCCTCGGGACGATTCTGGGCCTGATCTTCATCGATCTCGCCTTCATCCTCGCGCTGTACCGCAAGGAGTTCCTCCCGGACGTCATGATCGTCAAGAAGCGGCGTCGCAAGTGGGAGGACCTCTACGTCCGCGAGGAGGACGCCGAGGGCAACGATCTGGGCGGCGACGTAGTCGAACAGTTCAAACGAGCAGTGTACCCCTACTACAAACGATAA
- a CDS encoding ubiquinol-cytochrome c reductase iron-sulfur subunit, translating to MTDSDKYPVESDRRRFVKGVVGSSALAGVGITSAVTADSLTTPAGAGGGPTQYMGIERVGGPAPRGMPQIPIEIDDEGALRGIWPEPETEETATGQEIQVAETEIAGTTYSTTWFQYCGTQTSPAVEPDADLDNYLRFAGTSNYDWQNEAVSGGDKLMVSHFDDYREFTTGVGDAGLGKPAQATWRSQELEPRDTLGVQVIRSTAIEEAAQDDEWLAETTEEGFIAYLNSCTHYCCVPGFQMHEGSAGYGAENLSYCNCHQSVYDPFTVLQQQFVALPRPSDTVGGQG from the coding sequence ATGACAGACAGCGACAAATATCCGGTCGAGTCGGATCGCCGGCGCTTCGTCAAGGGCGTCGTCGGGAGCTCCGCGCTGGCGGGCGTCGGCATCACCTCCGCGGTGACCGCCGACAGCCTGACGACGCCGGCTGGAGCGGGCGGCGGACCGACGCAGTACATGGGCATCGAGCGCGTCGGCGGCCCCGCGCCGCGCGGGATGCCCCAGATCCCGATCGAGATCGACGACGAAGGCGCGCTACGGGGCATCTGGCCCGAGCCCGAAACGGAGGAAACCGCGACCGGGCAGGAGATCCAGGTCGCGGAAACCGAGATCGCCGGGACGACGTACTCGACGACCTGGTTCCAGTACTGCGGTACCCAGACCAGCCCGGCGGTCGAGCCGGATGCAGATCTGGACAATTACCTCCGGTTCGCGGGGACATCGAACTACGACTGGCAGAACGAAGCCGTCTCCGGCGGCGACAAGCTGATGGTCAGTCACTTCGACGACTACCGGGAGTTCACGACCGGCGTCGGCGACGCCGGTCTCGGAAAACCGGCACAGGCGACCTGGCGATCCCAGGAGCTCGAGCCCCGCGACACGCTCGGCGTGCAGGTCATCCGTAGCACCGCGATCGAGGAGGCCGCACAGGACGACGAGTGGCTCGCCGAAACCACCGAGGAAGGCTTCATCGCCTATCTCAACTCCTGTACTCACTACTGCTGTGTCCCGGGCTTCCAGATGCACGAGGGGTCCGCGGGGTACGGCGCAGAGAACCTCAGTTACTGCAACTGCCACCAGTCGGTGTACGATCCGTTCACCGTCCTGCAACAGCAGTTCGTGGCGCTACCGCGACCGTCTGACACGGTCGGAGGGCAGGGATAA
- a CDS encoding DUF7319 domain-containing protein, protein MSESSDERVGDDRPETESDAVDPEESEPDAADPEESEGQSVEELRAQVERKYDFDDFGPADMAEMSVDEWEAAFDDESWVTGEELISRIEQDLQRRVTEREVFAVIERVRDGEDELLLAYSDADYALIYPDGTVEGTGTVLRDVKPTVALCSMPEYEPDPAPEGDFLLPHPDEVPEQSDERGNLMLQFVAAAQLLAGLGLLGASVYYVAVGGAQPGTSMITGVAGLGFLGIAVFLFVTVANARLSDRFRAEEYRERLRSVGLEDGERPDFLPIDASGDADAVLELAETGDERSE, encoded by the coding sequence ATGAGCGAGTCCTCCGACGAGCGTGTTGGCGACGATCGACCGGAGACGGAGTCCGACGCGGTCGACCCCGAGGAGTCGGAGCCCGATGCGGCCGATCCCGAGGAGTCGGAGGGCCAGTCCGTCGAGGAACTGCGCGCCCAGGTCGAACGGAAGTACGACTTCGATGACTTCGGCCCCGCGGACATGGCCGAGATGTCGGTCGACGAGTGGGAGGCGGCGTTCGACGACGAGAGCTGGGTCACCGGCGAGGAACTGATCTCGCGCATCGAACAGGACCTGCAGCGGCGCGTCACCGAGCGGGAGGTGTTCGCGGTGATCGAGCGCGTGCGCGACGGCGAGGACGAACTCCTGTTGGCGTATTCTGACGCCGACTACGCGCTGATCTACCCCGACGGCACGGTCGAAGGAACCGGAACGGTGCTCCGCGACGTCAAGCCGACCGTCGCGCTGTGCTCGATGCCGGAGTACGAGCCCGACCCGGCGCCGGAGGGCGACTTCCTGCTACCGCATCCCGACGAGGTCCCCGAGCAGAGCGACGAGCGGGGGAACCTGATGCTCCAGTTCGTCGCGGCCGCCCAGTTGCTGGCGGGGCTGGGACTACTCGGCGCGTCGGTGTACTACGTGGCCGTCGGCGGCGCCCAGCCGGGCACCTCGATGATCACCGGCGTCGCCGGGCTGGGATTTCTGGGAATCGCCGTGTTCCTGTTCGTGACCGTCGCGAACGCGCGGCTCTCGGATCGGTTCCGCGCCGAGGAGTACCGCGAGCGGCTCCGCTCCGTCGGCCTCGAGGACGGCGAGCGCCCCGACTTCCTCCCGATCGACGCGTCTGGTGACGCCGACGCCGTCCTCGAACTCGCCGAGACCGGGGACGAACGGTCCGAATAG
- a CDS encoding plastocyanin/azurin family copper-binding protein, whose amino-acid sequence MNRRDFMKTASGVSAAAAAAGAAGSSAAAQDAPALQEGGNESGGNQSGGGNESGAGNESGAGNQSGGGGGTTHEVVVGPGGDLVFDPAEVTIAPGDTVRWVWDSDNHNIAPGSTPDGAEWEGHPEIANSGTEYTHTFETTGTFEYVCEPHVASGMEGSVVVQEGGGGGGGGGAAAEFDPHNIGVPMQKHYIGAATFLAIFATIGFTFYLLKYGESANTSYPNKKD is encoded by the coding sequence ATGAACAGGCGGGACTTTATGAAGACGGCCAGCGGCGTTTCCGCTGCCGCAGCGGCCGCAGGCGCCGCGGGCTCGTCCGCCGCGGCTCAGGACGCGCCGGCCCTCCAGGAGGGGGGCAACGAGTCCGGCGGCAATCAGTCCGGCGGCGGGAACGAATCGGGCGCCGGTAACGAGTCGGGCGCGGGGAACCAGTCGGGCGGTGGCGGCGGCACGACACACGAAGTCGTGGTCGGTCCCGGCGGCGACCTCGTGTTCGATCCGGCCGAGGTGACGATCGCGCCGGGCGACACCGTCCGCTGGGTCTGGGACTCGGACAACCACAACATCGCGCCCGGGAGCACCCCCGACGGCGCCGAGTGGGAGGGCCACCCCGAGATCGCCAACTCCGGCACCGAGTACACTCACACGTTCGAGACGACCGGCACGTTCGAGTACGTCTGCGAGCCCCACGTCGCATCGGGCATGGAAGGGTCGGTCGTCGTCCAGGAGGGCGGCGGTGGCGGCGGTGGCGGCGGCGCTGCCGCGGAGTTCGATCCCCACAATATCGGCGTCCCGATGCAGAAGCACTACATCGGGGCCGCCACGTTCCTCGCCATCTTCGCGACCATCGGGTTCACGTTCTACCTGCTGAAGTACGGCGAGTCGGCCAACACCAGCTACCCCAACAAGAAAGACTGA